A single genomic interval of Electrophorus electricus isolate fEleEle1 chromosome 2, fEleEle1.pri, whole genome shotgun sequence harbors:
- the commd9 gene encoding COMM domain-containing protein 9 yields the protein MSPIAERHFSSLQLLLKAPSKDVVRQLCTDSFPLKTHKSRALVDGTVRLLSVSSDQASQLLTAFHLLSHHVVFHNLTTPEQILAIFPDTFHSNLKNLITKILLEQSVIWRNEALANQISLPQLVDMEWRVDIKTCSDSVSRMAVPTCILSMKIQDSPHINSSPCESSVTVELSKETMDTMLDGLGRVRDQLSAVAGR from the exons ATGTCTCCAATCGCGGAAAGGCACTTCAGTTCATTGCAGCTCTTATTAAAG GCCCCATCCAAAGACGTAGTACGACAGCTGTGTACTGACAGTTTCCCGTTGAAGACACACAAGTCGCGGGCTCTGGTGGACGGCACCGTGCGGCTCCTGTCTGTGTCCAGTGATCAAGCGTCGCAG ttgcTGACAGCTTTTCACCTACTCTCGCATCACGTCGTGTTCCACAACTTAACAACGCCAGAACAAATCCTGGCCATTTTCCCAGATACTTTCCACTCAAACCTCAAAAATCTCATCACCAAGATCCTGCTGGAGCAAAG tgtgatcTGGAGAAATGAAGCCTTGGCCAATCAGA tCTCTTTGCCACAGCTTGTAGATATGGAGTGGAGAGTGGACATAAAGACATGTTCAGACTCTGTGAGTCGCATGGCTGTGCCTACCTGTATTTTGAGCATGAAG ATCCAGGACTCACCTCATATCAACAGCAGTCCATGTGAGTCTTCAGTTACTGTGGAATTGAGCAAAGAAACCATGGACACCATGCTGGACGGCCTGGGCCGTGTCAGGGATCAGCTTTCCGCTGTAGCTGGAAGATAG